In a genomic window of Candidatus Hydrogenedentota bacterium:
- a CDS encoding recombinase family protein produces the protein MANGTNTNDAGRTTILPAPVRCMIYTRKSTDEGLDQEFNSLDAQREAAEAFIASQRAEGWIALPDRYDDGGFSGGTLERPALQRLMRDVESGKVDVVIVYKVDRLSRSLLDFTRIVDLFDRHKVSFVSVTQHFNTTSSMGRLTLNILLSFAQFEREIIGERIRDKVAAAKRKGKYTGGPAVLGYDVDRVNKRLLVNPTEAKLVRHIFKRFVQIQSTTLLAKELNEAGHRTKSWTTVKGKTRRGNPWDKFVLYRVLNNRLYIGEIDHKGNVYPGEHEAIIARDVWDQAHAIMAENSHSRGGRARSRTPALLRGIIKCGHCGCSMGITWSRRNGRQYRYYHCLSAAKSGPETCPVKSVSAGDMEHAVIEQMRGLFRSPEIVAQTFMAAKALATEGEQPFEETQVARALEHLDALWDTLFPAEQTRIIQLLVSKVAVNTDGLDVAFRLDGLRQVTAEMTTDEEAVA, from the coding sequence ATGGCGAATGGAACGAACACGAACGATGCGGGCCGGACGACGATTCTCCCTGCGCCGGTCCGATGTATGATCTACACGCGCAAGAGCACGGACGAGGGGTTGGACCAGGAGTTCAACAGCCTGGACGCGCAGCGGGAGGCGGCGGAGGCGTTCATCGCGAGCCAGCGCGCGGAGGGCTGGATCGCGCTGCCGGACCGGTACGACGACGGCGGGTTCTCCGGCGGCACGCTGGAACGCCCCGCCCTGCAACGGCTCATGCGAGATGTGGAAAGCGGCAAGGTCGACGTCGTGATTGTCTACAAGGTGGACCGACTCTCGCGCTCGCTGCTGGACTTCACGCGCATCGTCGATCTATTCGACCGGCACAAGGTCTCGTTCGTCTCGGTGACGCAGCACTTCAACACGACCTCGTCCATGGGACGGCTGACCCTCAACATCCTGTTGTCCTTTGCGCAGTTCGAGCGCGAGATCATCGGCGAGCGCATCCGGGACAAGGTCGCCGCCGCAAAGCGCAAGGGCAAATACACCGGAGGCCCCGCGGTGCTCGGCTACGACGTGGACCGGGTCAACAAGCGGCTCTTGGTCAATCCGACCGAAGCGAAACTCGTGCGGCACATCTTCAAGCGGTTCGTCCAGATTCAGTCCACGACGCTGCTGGCAAAGGAACTCAACGAGGCGGGGCACCGGACAAAATCCTGGACCACGGTCAAGGGCAAAACGCGGCGCGGCAACCCGTGGGACAAATTCGTGCTGTACCGGGTGCTCAATAACCGGCTGTACATCGGCGAGATTGATCACAAGGGCAACGTCTATCCCGGCGAGCACGAAGCCATCATCGCGCGCGACGTGTGGGATCAGGCGCACGCCATCATGGCGGAGAACTCCCACTCCCGCGGCGGACGCGCGCGGTCGCGGACGCCGGCGTTGCTGCGGGGTATCATCAAGTGCGGCCACTGTGGATGTTCGATGGGCATTACGTGGTCCCGGCGAAACGGCAGGCAGTACCGCTACTACCACTGCCTGAGCGCGGCCAAGTCCGGCCCGGAAACGTGTCCTGTGAAGAGCGTTTCCGCAGGCGACATGGAGCACGCCGTCATCGAGCAGATGCGCGGCCTGTTCCGGTCGCCGGAGATCGTCGCGCAGACTTTCATGGCGGCGAAGGCGTTGGCAACTGAAGGCGAGCAACCCTTCGAGGAGACGCAGGTCGCTCGCGCGCTCGAACACCTGGATGCCCTTTGGGACACGCTGTTCCCGGCGGAGCAGACGCGCATCATCCAGTTGCTGGTGTCCAAGGTGGCCGTGAACACGGACGGGTTGGACGTGGCGTTCCGGCTCGACGGTCTCCGGCAGGTCACGGCGGAAATGACAACGGACGAGGAAGCCGTAGCATGA
- a CDS encoding DUF2924 domain-containing protein → MDATQTEQRKATVLRQITALDRMTRDQLREQWRTLLGSEAPPHTVDFLRKRLAVRLQELFFGGLKQPARERMNKVLEDNGYDEMAARPRQFKRAKDMPVPGTRLIREYEGERYEVTVTRTAFEFQGREYKSLSAIAKAITGTHWNGCAFFGLRSKGKRQE, encoded by the coding sequence ATGGACGCGACACAGACCGAACAAAGGAAGGCGACGGTCCTGCGCCAGATCACGGCGCTGGACCGGATGACGCGCGACCAGCTCCGCGAGCAGTGGCGGACGCTGCTCGGTTCCGAGGCGCCCCCGCACACGGTGGACTTCCTGCGGAAACGCCTGGCGGTCCGGCTGCAGGAGTTGTTCTTCGGCGGACTCAAACAGCCCGCGCGGGAACGGATGAACAAAGTACTCGAAGACAATGGGTACGACGAGATGGCCGCGCGCCCGAGGCAGTTCAAACGCGCGAAGGACATGCCGGTGCCGGGCACGCGCCTCATCCGCGAGTATGAGGGGGAACGATACGAGGTCACGGTTACGCGGACGGCTTTTGAGTTCCAGGGCCGTGAGTACAAGTCGCTGAGTGCCATCGCGAAGGCCATCACCGGAACGCACTGGAACGGGTGCGCGTTCTTCGGGCTGCGCTCCAAAGGCAAGAGGCAGGAGTAG
- a CDS encoding 3'-5' exonuclease, whose amino-acid sequence MIHTHVAPETMVAVSLETTGLNPLQDRITEVGAVRFDYEGALLDTFWERANPGMPIPEHIRKITGVTDEKVAGARPPEEVVRDFFVWAGPGAWLAAHSGEFEAAFLCAATGGRDDADEDRCVLSALRWARWAELGTPDYRLPTLLQYIGAERRTGPSRNVIVKAQGVVDLMVFLLTRSYADPSHAGVKNVLVFRTDLMRDLHRRVTIEWERRMEWQARKPERTFASASLSAH is encoded by the coding sequence ATGATTCACACGCACGTCGCCCCGGAGACGATGGTCGCCGTCAGCCTGGAGACCACGGGGCTCAATCCATTGCAGGACCGGATAACGGAGGTGGGGGCGGTGCGTTTTGACTACGAGGGCGCTCTGTTGGACACGTTTTGGGAGCGGGCGAACCCGGGCATGCCCATCCCCGAACACATCCGGAAGATCACGGGCGTCACGGACGAGAAGGTGGCCGGCGCAAGGCCGCCGGAAGAAGTAGTGCGGGATTTCTTTGTCTGGGCGGGGCCGGGCGCATGGCTCGCGGCGCACAGCGGAGAGTTCGAGGCCGCGTTTCTATGCGCCGCGACGGGCGGACGGGACGATGCCGATGAGGACCGGTGTGTCTTGAGCGCGCTGCGGTGGGCGAGGTGGGCGGAACTGGGCACGCCGGACTACCGGCTACCCACGCTGCTGCAGTACATCGGGGCCGAGAGGCGTACCGGGCCGTCGCGTAACGTGATCGTTAAGGCCCAAGGCGTGGTGGACCTGATGGTGTTCCTCCTGACACGAAGCTACGCCGATCCCTCGCATGCGGGCGTGAAGAATGTCCTGGTATTCCGCACAGACCTTATGCGGGACCTCCACCGGCGCGTGACCATCGAATGGGAACGCAGGATGGAATGGCAAGCCCGTAAGCCAGAGCGCACCTTTGCGTCAGCCTCGCTTTCCGCCCATTGA